From a single Phacochoerus africanus isolate WHEZ1 chromosome 11, ROS_Pafr_v1, whole genome shotgun sequence genomic region:
- the THY1 gene encoding thy-1 membrane glycoprotein, with protein MNPTIGIALLLTVLQVARGQKVTSLTACLVDQSLRLDCRHENTTNLPIQYEFSLTREKKKHVLLGTVGVPEHSYRSRTNFSSKYDIKVLYLSGFTTKDEGIYACELHLSGQTPSISSKNISVFRDKLVKCGGISLLIQNTSWLLLLLLSLPLLQAMDFISL; from the exons ATGAACCCTACCATTGGCATCGCTCTCTTGCTAACAG TCTTGCAGGTGGCCCGTGGACAGAAGGTGACCAGCCTGACAGCCTGCCTGGTGGACCAGAGCCTTCGTCTAGACTGCCGCCATGAGAATACCACCAACCTGCCCATTCAGTACGAGTTCAGCCTGACCCGCGAGAAAAAGAAGCACGTGCTCTTGGGCACTGTGGGGGTCCCTGAGCACTCCTACCGCTCTCGAACCAACTTCTCCAGCAAGTACGACATCAAGGTCCTCTACTTATCAGGCTTCACTACCAAAGATGAGGGGATCTACGCATGCGAACTCCACCTCTCTGGCCAGACGCCCAGCATCTCCAGCAAGAATATCTCTGTGTTCAGAG ACAAACTGGTCAAGTGTGGGGGCATAAGCCTGCTAATCCAGAACACCTcgtggctgctgctgcttctgctctcGCTGCCCCTCCTGCAGGCCATGGATTTCATCTCCCTGTGA